AATGCCGGCAAAAGCGGCAACCAGTGCAGGACTGGGTACTTCCCTTCAAAGAGATAGCTCACCACAATCAAAAGTGACGCCACCACAAACGCAATGCGAAGTGATGGGAGATTTTTAAGAGTGACTGTTTCAGTTAAACCTTTTGTTTTCAGTGTGTACATAAAATACCTAATTACATTTTAATCTTCATGCCGAGCAAATCGAATAAGGAGCGTTGGATACACTACCAACGTCAGCACTGTCGAAAATGATAACCCGAACACAATCGACCACGCCAGACCGGACCAGACTGGATCGCTCGCGATTGTGAGCGATCCAAGCACGGTGGTGAGGGAGGTGAGGAAGATTGGCCGCAGGCGCGCTTCCCCTGCCGCAATGAGCGCCTCCTTGTACATCGCGCCTGCGGCCACTGACTGATCGACGTACTCCAAGAAGATAATTGCGTTATTAACCACAATGCCGATCAGCGCAATAAAGCCAATCAAGGCAGTAGCGGTAAGATAAATACCAAAGCCTCCGTCGAGTACTAAGAATCCCCAAAGAATACCGACCAGCCCAAGCGGCACCGTAACCAAGACGTATCCTGGTGTATCAAAGCGATTGTACTGCGCCACCAAGAGCGCGTACACCATCAAGAGTGCCACCCCCATTGCAATCCCTAGGTCACGAAAATTCTCTAGGGTCATTTCCCATTCACCGCCCCACACTAGATCAATAATTTGCCCACCTTCATCCTCTAAGGTCAGACTCCAGAGATTCCAATCAATCACCTGATAGCCACTCATTGTACCTGCCAGCAACTGCTTCAATACATCAATCGTGACGTACATAATAGATTTACCTTCTACTTCGGCCGTTACATACGATAGTCGCTTAGCATCCTCAAACTGTACGGACGATGGCCGTAACTCTTCTCCCACTGTTAAAACTGAACGAAGTGACACGATATCACCCGCATCACTTACCACGCTGAGCACATCAATAAAGTTAGGTGTTGCAGTAACTTCAGCCAGCAGACGTAGTTCAATTGGCGTGTACTCACGCTGCGCGCCACCAATCAGTTCTGTCACTCCATATCCACCATTTAGTATACCAAGCGTCCGCATTGCCGCCTCAGGTGATACACCAAGCGAGGCGGCGGCCGCGTAATCAAACTGATATCGCACCCGTCCAACCGCCGCCTCGTCACTAACATACGTATCCACCACCCCAGAAACACCAGCAATAAATCTCTTGATATCTGCAGCGGCCTGTACTTGCGTATCATTATCTCCCGCCGACACTTTCGCCACCAAAGTCGCTCGCACCGGTGGCCCTGGCGGTTCTTCAATAAACCGGACAGCCGAAGAAACATCACCAAGCTGTTCACGCACCTGACGACGCAACCGACTCGTAATATCTGTAGAACTAAGTGAACGTTTCCCTGCCGGAGATACATTCACGCGCAAGGTCGCTTGCCAAGGCTCGATTCGTCCGTTTGCACCCTTAAACATTCCATTAAAATCAAGCACCGGCGCCGTCCCAACAAACTCCTGCACATGCTGCACCTCATCATCCCCAAGCAGCACTGTCGCCAGTTCATTGGCCACATGATTTGTTACTTCAATATCCGTACCGACAGGCAAATCGAGGTACACGTAGAATTGATCCCTGTCTGCGCGTGGCAACATCTGGAAATGCACCAGTCCAGTGAGCGGTAAAATAAGCGATATCATGAAAACTCCTAGCGCACCAAGCAACAGCTTGTTTTGCAGCGTTCTACTTTCAAGTACCTGTTTTAAGAATTTTGTGTAGCAATTTGTAATCCGCTGCATCAATACCCCAAACCAAACCGACACTTTGCTTTGGCGGTCCTCTACATGTAGTACATGACTCGCAATAAACGGCGTCACCACAATTGCCACAAGAAATGAAACTATTAGCGCTGCCGGCACAAAAAAAGCAATCGGTCCCATGTATGGCCCCATCATGCCGGTGATGTAATTCATCGGTAGAAACACAATCACTGACGTGAGCGTCGAAAGTAACAACCCTACTCCAATCTCATCTATCGCCACAGCTACGACACGCTCTTTAGTTGCTACAGACGGATCGTGTCGCCACCGCCGAAGATGCGTGTAGATATTTTCTACTGCCACAATCGCTGAGTCGACCAACAGACCGAGCGATAAAATTAACGCAAAGAGCGTAATGCGATTGATGGTTTGACCGAATAAGAGTCCCAAGCCAAACACCACAAGAAGTGTGACAGGAATTGCAATCAAGACCACCAACGCCGCTCTGGTTGAGAGAAATAAAAGCAACACCACCGCTACAATCGCAATTGACGTAACGAGATTTTGCGTCAGTCCATAAATTTCTGCTTCTGCAGTCTGACCATCATTCCCTACCACTTGATAGCTCAGGTCAGCATATTCACTTTTCGCAAGCGTCGCATCAAGTGTCGCCAAAAATGCTTTCGTTACCACCGGCGCACTCGCTCCCTCAACTTTCGCCACTGATACCATCACTACCTCCCCGCGACCAGCGCCGGCATCGAAATATACATACGAGCGATCGCTTCCTGCTCCTTCATATACTTTGGCAACATCGCGTAACTTTACGCCATTTCCAATATACACATCACCAAGCTCAGCCGGTGATGTTGCCAAGCCGTCAAATACCACATCGAGCACATAGCCGCCACTGCGCACTCCTGACAACCGTGAATGAGATTGGCTGCTAGCAAGTACGGCAGAAACAGCATCAAGTGTGCTACCAGCTTGCGCAAGCCGAACCGGATCAACCTCCACCACCATCGTTGGAACATAGCCACCATAGACAGAGAGCTCACTTACGTCAGACACAAGCGAGAGTTCGTGCACCAATCCCTGCACCCGCGCTCGCAATTCCGCCACATCGAGAGAGTTGGAACCAAAAACTATCTGCAAAACCGGAATGGTCTCTGGATTAATCTCCATCACCGACGGAGTCTGAATATTGCCGCGCGCTAGGTAGCTATGTTGGTTGAGCTGGGACAGTAAGTCTACTTTCGCCTTAGTTTTATCGTACCCAACTGCAAAGATAACGGTCGTATTAATAACTGAACCGTCATGCACTTCTGTATACACATCCTCCACCCCAGGCACCGTATCGATTTTTTCAACAAGTTCGTACACTACTCGATTAATTGCCGTTTCAGTATCGGAGCCGGGATACGCGATAGTGACAGCAAAGGCTGGGCGGGTAATTTCTGGATTGTATTGTTTCGGAGTCAGAAAAAATGCTACCAACCCAAATACAAGGGCCGCCAAAAGCAGTAATATTGAAAGTGGTCGATTGACCGCAAAGAAATGACTAATACGCCCGGCAATATGTACATCTGTCATACACTAGAGTGAAATACTTATCGCTGGTACCAGCGCCTCGACCTTTACCGCCGAAACAGTCACGTATAGTTTAGCGCCTGCGTCATAGACAATTTCAATCCGAGACACTTCTCCGTCAGTATAGGTAAGGTACGGCCCATCTACATCAAAAAACACAAACTTTCGTGGCAACACAAAAACGTCATCAGTACGTACTTGCAATTGACCGGTCACCGTTGCACCAACCAGAACATCTGTCTGCAAAGCAATAACCACCACTCCTCGACCGCCAGTCACTACTCCACCAACTCGACTTACCGTTCCAATCGTTTCGCCCTCGTGCACAAAAGATGTGCCTATCTTGATAAAGGGAACGAATGTGGCTGGTACGGTCACCTCGACTTCTCGCGCGCCATTTCCTGCCAAACTCATCAGTGGCGCACCTGGCGTGACGTATTCACCTACCGAAGCGTATACCTCACCAACTCGACCAGAAAATGGCGCTCTTACCACTCCAAGCGAACGAGCTGCTTCAGCCACTCCCACAGCCGCACTGCCTACTACCGCTGTTTGTGATTCAATAAGACTAGTGTACCGACTGGTCACACGGGCAACTGACTCATCGAGCGCTGTAATTGCAACCGACTGATCCAGTAAGGCCGCATCTTCAAGCACAGTATCCGCCACCTGTTGGAATGCAGCCGTTGACGCAACAACTGACTGCAGCGCCGCGACAACTTCCTGACGCACACCAAGATACTCAGCCACTTCTCCAGCAGACAAATCCTCAAACACGTCAGACTCTGCCGTTTGCAGCACCTCATGTAGTGACTGAAGTTGCGTTCCTAAAACACTACTAAGCACCAACACGTCAGAGGAAGATAAAGCAGCGTCTGCTCGCAGTGTTTTAAGAATCGCGGTCGCATCCACTGCCGTACCACTCGTGCGAAGTCCATTATCAAAATAATCAGGCATCTGGCCATACAGCTCTGTCGTCACAGACTCATACTCTTCAAGACCTGTACTCGTAAAAAGCGGGCGTTGTGCGTCGACATATGAAATACCTGCCACAGCAGTATTCGCCGCTCCAGTGAGTGCAACTCGAAGCGCGTCACTCGCTTCCTGTACACGATTATCATTTCCTGAGAACCGAAGTCGCGCGATTTCGT
The nucleotide sequence above comes from Candidatus Nomurabacteria bacterium. Encoded proteins:
- a CDS encoding efflux RND transporter permease subunit: MTDVHIAGRISHFFAVNRPLSILLLLAALVFGLVAFFLTPKQYNPEITRPAFAVTIAYPGSDTETAINRVVYELVEKIDTVPGVEDVYTEVHDGSVINTTVIFAVGYDKTKAKVDLLSQLNQHSYLARGNIQTPSVMEINPETIPVLQIVFGSNSLDVAELRARVQGLVHELSLVSDVSELSVYGGYVPTMVVEVDPVRLAQAGSTLDAVSAVLASSQSHSRLSGVRSGGYVLDVVFDGLATSPAELGDVYIGNGVKLRDVAKVYEGAGSDRSYVYFDAGAGRGEVVMVSVAKVEGASAPVVTKAFLATLDATLAKSEYADLSYQVVGNDGQTAEAEIYGLTQNLVTSIAIVAVVLLLFLSTRAALVVLIAIPVTLLVVFGLGLLFGQTINRITLFALILSLGLLVDSAIVAVENIYTHLRRWRHDPSVATKERVVAVAIDEIGVGLLLSTLTSVIVFLPMNYITGMMGPYMGPIAFFVPAALIVSFLVAIVVTPFIASHVLHVEDRQSKVSVWFGVLMQRITNCYTKFLKQVLESRTLQNKLLLGALGVFMISLILPLTGLVHFQMLPRADRDQFYVYLDLPVGTDIEVTNHVANELATVLLGDDEVQHVQEFVGTAPVLDFNGMFKGANGRIEPWQATLRVNVSPAGKRSLSSTDITSRLRRQVREQLGDVSSAVRFIEEPPGPPVRATLVAKVSAGDNDTQVQAAADIKRFIAGVSGVVDTYVSDEAAVGRVRYQFDYAAAASLGVSPEAAMRTLGILNGGYGVTELIGGAQREYTPIELRLLAEVTATPNFIDVLSVVSDAGDIVSLRSVLTVGEELRPSSVQFEDAKRLSYVTAEVEGKSIMYVTIDVLKQLLAGTMSGYQVIDWNLWSLTLEDEGGQIIDLVWGGEWEMTLENFRDLGIAMGVALLMVYALLVAQYNRFDTPGYVLVTVPLGLVGILWGFLVLDGGFGIYLTATALIGFIALIGIVVNNAIIFLEYVDQSVAAGAMYKEALIAAGEARLRPIFLTSLTTVLGSLTIASDPVWSGLAWSIVFGLSFSTVLTLVVYPTLLIRFARHED
- a CDS encoding HlyD family efflux transporter periplasmic adaptor subunit encodes the protein MKKWTSISMLQLVAALAGVGLVVFVAILFRSEATVENVLSPKVAEAMYLATSTLPLRVSGVVEAADSVVVYAQAAGVVTELTAREGALVEQGGLLSVQSTPVANAQVALAAAERDLSLLQQGLAVETAVGGVEKATVAAYSADEIARLRFSGNDNRVQEASDALRVALTGAANTAVAGISYVDAQRPLFTSTGLEEYESVTTELYGQMPDYFDNGLRTSGTAVDATAILKTLRADAALSSSDVLVLSSVLGTQLQSLHEVLQTAESDVFEDLSAGEVAEYLGVRQEVVAALQSVVASTAAFQQVADTVLEDAALLDQSVAITALDESVARVTSRYTSLIESQTAVVGSAAVGVAEAARSLGVVRAPFSGRVGEVYASVGEYVTPGAPLMSLAGNGAREVEVTVPATFVPFIKIGTSFVHEGETIGTVSRVGGVVTGGRGVVVIALQTDVLVGATVTGQLQVRTDDVFVLPRKFVFFDVDGPYLTYTDGEVSRIEIVYDAGAKLYVTVSAVKVEALVPAISISL